The DNA region AGATTGACCATGTACCTGAGAAATGATTAGCATTGATAAAAGGGCAAAGGTACATTGAAAAAAAAGTGACTTCATATTGTTCAAAACAGAATTAAAATTTGCAATGCTACAGATTATTGTTCGATATTGATAGAAAAACTCAACATCCTTTGTTGTAACTTATTAAATGTATCCCCCGAATAAGGATTTGAAAAATCTCTTCTATGATCATTCATGAATGAGCTACTAAATCTAAATTCAGGTGAAATAACAGCAAACGGTAAGTAAATGTGTACACCTGCTCCCATTTCTCCACCAAAAGATACTTTTCTCATTAAAGGAGCTGTCGCATTGCCCAAATCCCTTTCTGCTGTATATTCTTGAGAATTACTTGATAAGTTAAAATCAACTTTTGGGCCGCCAAATAAATATGCACGGTAATTATTTATTCTGTCAGATGTGAATTTTACGTGCAAAGGAATACTGATTAGTGTTTGAGGTAATTTCATTTGCTCGTAATAATCTCCAGAGCTTGATACAAGTAAATTGCTTTTATCCGTAGGTATGGCACCATCAGCATAATAATAATTCAAATATTTAGACCCACCTATAATTAATTTTGGTACAGTTCTTAATTCCCAATGTCTAGCTAATTTTAATGTTCCCATTAAGCCTAATTCAATTCCGCCACTAGATCCAGATTCAGCTCTTTTGAAGTTGCTTTGCTCATTAAAAAGACCAGATTTTGTAGTTTTTAAGAAGGAAGAATTATATCCAAATGAAATACCAAAATAATAAGGGAGTTCATCATGATCATTTTTTTCAAAATATCCATCTTGAGCGTATATTTTAATTCCACTTGAAATGGATATAAGTATAATTAAAGCGCAAATGCTTTTCATATGAAACATTAATAATTGATTTTCTTTGAATAACTTAACGACATTTAAAAAGAATAATTGTCTTCAATTAATATGCCATATAAGTTTTTGTATTTTCGCAACCTCATTTAAAACGTGTATTTATTATATTGCAGCTATGAGTTTCGAATTTGAACCATTATCTATCGACGATGAATTTGAAAGATTGTTAGAAATCGGAGATAAAATACTTATCACAGAGTTTCTAAATGATCAGAATATTAGTGATGTAGTAGAATTGGTAGATAATTTTCCGGAGTATGAGACTCAAATTGTCTCCACCATGTCTACGCATCGAGCGTCTAGTGTTTTTAAAATGCTAGATTTTTCTGTGCAAAAAAGAATCATTAATAGCCTTTCTCCCATAAAAACGGCGGAACTTTTAAATGAATTATCTCCAGATGATCGTACACAATTTTTGGAATCCCTTCCAAATGAACAGCTGAGAGATCTATTAAAATTATTAGATCCAAAGGAGGTTAAGATCACTGTAAGTCTTTTGGGATATCCTGAAGATAGTGTTGGACGTCTGATGACAACAGATTACGTCTATGTTTATGAAGATAATACGGTTTTGGATGCCTTTCACACGATCCGAAAATTTGGGAAGAATTCTGAAACAGTAGATGTTATTTATGTGATTAGTTTTGATGGAAAGCTAATTGATGACTTGCGTATTCGTGATTTGATTCTTGCTTCCCCAGAAACTCCTATAAGTGAAATTATTGATGGAAGATTTATCTCCTTAAAAGCTACGGATGATCAAGAGTATGCCAGTCAAGTATTCAAAAAAAATAATCGCGTCGCTCTTCCAGTTACCGGAGATAATGACAAATTGTTGGGCATTGTGACGATTGATGATATCCTTTGGGTAACCAATGAAGAATTTAGTGAGGATATGCAAAAAATGGGTGGTACCGAGGCATTGGACGAGCCTTATTTAGATACTCCATTTTTCAAATTAATGAAAAAAAGAGCGGGTTGGTTGATTATCCTCTTTTTGAGTGAATTATTAACGGCAACTGCTATGGCTTATTTCAATGATGAAATAGCCAAAGCAACTATCTTAGCGATGTTTATTCCATTAATTATGTCGAGTGGTGGCAATAGTGGTTCGCAAGCCTCTACACTTATTATTCAAGCGATGGCGGTAGATGAAGTTTCTTTGAGTGATTGGTGGCGCGTTATGCGACGAGAATTTTTCAGTGGGTTGACCTTAGGCGGTATTTTGGGTATCATTGGATTTATCCGAATATTTCTATGGCATCAACTGATGGTTCATGGCGTATTTGAAGATATTTACGGGCCACATTGGTTATTGGTCGGAGCTACGGTAGGTGTTTCTCTTTTGGGAATTGTAATGTGGGGTACACTTTCTGGCTCCATGTTACCAATGGTGTTGAAAAAATTGGGTGCCGATCCTGCGGTTTCTTCAGCTCCATTTGTTGCGACATTGGTGGATGTAACAGGTATCGTTATTTATTTTTCTGTAGCATATATGTTCTTGAGAGGAATTTTATTGTAAATAGTAATTAGAAGCGAGTAACTAGTAATAATGAAAATTTTTTCTTAATCATAATTCATAATTCATAATTCATAATTCATAATTCATAATTTTTATCCTAATAATTATCCATGTATCCTAATCTATATTACGTATTTAAAGAATTATTTCACATTGATTTACCTGCGTTGAAGGTGATCAATACATTTGGTTTTTTCGTTGCGATTGCATTTCTTATTTGCGCAGCGTTAATCGTCAAAGAGTTAAAAAGAAGACAAGCGTTAGGAATATTTACCTATGAAGATAAAAAAGTAACGATAGGCGAACCTGCAACAACAACCGAATTGGTGTTAAATTTCGTATTGGGATTTGCAATGGGATATAAAATTTTGGGTGTTTTTGTAACGAAAGGCGCACTCAATAATCCACAAGAATTTTTATTTTCCGGCCAAGGAAATTTCATTGCAGGTATTGCAGTAGGTGCTCTTTTTGCTTTTTTGAAATGGCAAGAAAAGAACAAAGTCAAATTGGCTAAACCCGAAACTCGAACAATTCGCATCTGGCCGAGTGATAGAGTGGGAGACATAATTATGATTGCTGCCGGAGGAGGTTTCGTCGGTGCGAAGATTTTTGACAATTTGGAAAATTGGAATCGATTTATTCAAGATCCGATTGGTAATTTGTTGTCGCCAAGTGGTTTGACATATTACGGTGGCTTGATTGTCGCGTCACTCTCTCTTTGGTATTATTTTCGAAAACATAATATGCGTTTTATTGATGTTGCGGATGCGCTAGCACCTATTTTGATGTTGTCTTATGGTTTGGGTAGGATTGGTTGTCAAGTAGCTGGAGACGGAGATTGGGGCATTGTAAATACAAAACCTAAACCATTTAGTTGGATGCCAGATTGGTTTTGGAGTTATGACTATGCACATAATGTAAATAAGGAAGGTGTGCCTTTGCCCAATTGTACTTGGGATGATTATTGCACACATTTACCACAAGGTGTTTTCCCAACTCCTTTATATGAAATCATTGTTTCTGTGATCTTATTTTTCTTTCTATGGTCGGTTCGCAAAAAAATTACAACTCCAGGTAAATTATTTGGATTGTATTTGTTCGTCAACGGTTGGGAAAGATTATTGATTGAACAAATTCGTGTAAATACTAAATATGATATTTTCGGATTTCATCCAACGCAAGCAGAAATCATTGCAACCGTTTTGATAGTTGGAGGTGCTTTATTGTTCTTTAAAGCGAAAGATTGGATCAAACCGACAACCAATCATCTCGCTAAAAACTAACACTTTTAAATATTGGAGGAAATGAAACTATTCTTGAGAAATAATCAATTTTCAGGCTTGTGTTTACTTTTTTCTGTAACAATGATTCATGCACAGAAAAAAGTAGATAGAAAATTAGAGAAAAAATTAGCACCCCTTATTCAAAATTTTCATGGAACCTCTGGCATTTATGTTGAAAATCTAAAAACGGGAAAATTTGTAGCCATCAATGCTGATACGATTTTTCCAACGGCAAGTATTGTAAAAGTTCCCATACTTACAACAGTTTACCAAAAAATTTTAGACGGAAAATTAACTTATAATCAAAAGCTTATTTATAAGGATTCTTTGAAATATGGAGGTTCTGGTTTTGCTCAATTTTTCAAAGATAGTACACCAATGGATATAGCGACAGCGGCGGCTTTGATGATTGATTATAGCGATAATACAACTTCCCTTTGGTTACAATCATTGGTTGGTGGCTCTGATACGATTAATGCGGTTTTGGATAAATTAGGTTTGAAAGATACGCGTGATAATTCTCGGGCCAATCGGGAAGCGAATCGCAAAATCTATGGTTGGGGGCAAACTACGCCACGCGAAATGGCAACTTTACTCAAAGATATTTACCTAAAAAAAATATTGAATCCAGCAGCGTGTGAAAGCATGTATCGCACGATGTCGCATGTTTATTATGATAATTTCGCACTTTCGCAAATACCTCCATTTATACAAACCGCATCCAAACAAGGTATGGTAGATGAGTCTCGATCGGAATTGGTGATGGTCAATGCACCACATGGAGATTATGTATTTTACATTGCTACGAAAAATAATCAAGATCAAAGCTGGCAATCCAATAATGAAGCTTGGCAATTGGCTCGTGCTATTTCCAAATTATTGTGGCATTATTTCGAACCAAAATCTAATTGGCAACCACCTGTTGGTGCTGATATTTATTTAGGAAAATAATTGATAGTGAATTTCATTTTTAAAAAATAGTATTATGGCAAAAAAAATAAACAAGACAAATGCGATGCGCATTTTGGATAGTTTACACATTGCTTACGATGAAATTGCCTATTCCATTGAGGATGGACATATTGATGGACATTCCGTATACAAAAAAGTAGGGATGGAACCTGATGGATTTTTTAAAACCTTGGTAACTAGAGGGAAAGACAATGCGATCTGTGTTTTTGTAATTCCAGTTTTGAAAGAATTGGATTTGAAAAAAGCCGCAAAAGCTGCTGGAGAAAAGAACGTTGCTATGATTGCTGTCAAAGAATTATTGAGTATTACGGGATATATTCGAGGTGGTTGTTCGCCCATTGGAATGAAGAAAAAATTTACTACTTTTTTCGATCAAAGTATAGCGCATTTGGATAAAATTTTTGTTAGTGGAGGCAAACAAGGTTTGCTAATTGGTACGACTCCTGTGGATATATTACAAGCAACCGAAGGAAATGTGGCGGATTTAACGGTGTAAAATGAGCGATTATTATTGCAAATCAATCATAGAATCTTCTTATTAAATTGAGCACGCCGAATGTCGACAATACCGCGAAAGAAAAAATATTGCGGAATGGCCTTTTGTTCGTCCGCAATTATAAAATTTCAAAAGCGATAAACGAACAAAACAATGCCTGTAGCGTATATTTTTTCGGTGCGTTAGCATTCGCCTTATGGTCGACTTGATTTTTTCCTTCTTTTTTATCAAGAAAAAAGAACATCAGGGTAGGTATAGCATTTATATTTGCGTAGCGCAATTTCAAATATTATGGCAAAAAAAGTTTTATTTATTGATAGAGATGGTACGATTATCAACGAAGTACCGCCAACTTATCAGATTGACAGTTTTGAGAAATTAAGTTTTTATCCCAAAGTTTTGCAATATCTAGCGTTGATAACGCAAGATTTAGATTACGAATTGGTGATGATAAGCAACCAAGATGGTTTGGGTACAGATAGTTTTCCCGAAGATACATTTTGGCCAGTGCAACATTTCATTGAAAGGACATTAGAAGGTGAAGGCATACATTTTAGTGCCTCTTTTTTCGATAAAACATTTGCCAAAGACAATGCGCCAACACGCAAACCACAAACTGGAATGTTAGTCGATTATATCAATAATCCGGAATATGATTTGGCAAATTCTTATGTTATCGGCGATCGCATTACCGATGTGCAATTGGCAAAAAACTTAGGAGCAAAAGCAATCTGGTTAAATAATGATCCAGAATTAGGTGCGGAAGAAATTGCAAATGCAGATGAATTAAGCAATACAATTGCCTTACAATCAAGTGATTGGAAGGAAATTTTTTCTTATTTGAAATTTGGTTTACGTCAATGCAGTGTTGATCGGGATACCAATGAAACAAAAATTCATATCGAACTAAATATCGATGGTACAGGAAAATCTGATATCGAAACGGGCATTGGATTTTTTGATCACATGCTCGATCAAATTGCACGTCACGGCAAAATGGATTTAAAAATCAAAACCAAAGGCGATCTGCATGTTGACGAGCACCATACAATTGAAGATACCGGAATTGCTTTGGGTGAAGCTTTTGCGGCTTTATTAAAAGATAAAAGAGGGATCGAAAGATACGGATTTGCACTTCCTATGGATGACGCGGAGGCAAAAGTGTTAATCGATTTTGGTGGTCGCAGCTGGATTATTTGGAATGCAGAATTTCATCGTGAAAAAGTAGGAGAGATGCCGACGGAAATGTTTTTCCATTTCTTCAAATCCTTTAGCGATGCAGCACATTGTAATTTGAATATTGAATGCAAAGGAGATAACGAACATCACAAAATAGAAGCAATTTTCAAAGCATTTGCCAAAGCGATTCGAATGGCAGTGAAACGAGATTTGTTGAGCAATTATTTACCTAGTACGAAAGGAGTGTTGTAGAAAATTATGAATGATAATGATATTTATAAAATTATATCAGAAGAATTACTGAAGCAAAATTTTGAATTTACAAGATATTTTCTCGATAGATTTACTCTAATCTATGAAAATGAGAAAATTAAAATTGAGCGAATAGATAGAGATGATGGCGAAAATATTTTTGTTTATGTACCAATCAAGAATGAGCCATTTTATCTAAGATTTTGTTTAAATAAAAAACAACAAGATATTCATGATGTAGATACTGAGCCCGGTGTAAAGTTGTTTTTATGGCAAACTTCAGAGTTGCTGTCTTTAAAAGAATTAGTATCTATAGATGAATTAAATCCAATAAAAACATGGAATTTGGGAGATAAACATCCTCGCTTTTCAGACTTATTAATGGATAACAGTGGTATCAAATATGAACCTAATTCTGAACCAGATTCGTTAGAAGATAAAATTTCATTATTGTTGAATAATATTGAGAAATCACGGAATGTTGGTTTGTTTTTTGAAAATGAAATAAGTTTTAATATACAATGTTTTATAGATTATTATTATGAGAACCAGCTATTAGGCAATTTCATATTGAGCAGAGGCATAGTAAAAAAAATGATGCAATTTAATATTGAAATTGAATTTAATATTGCTGCATGGGGTAAATCTTTCTAATTATTTTTTGTTCAATTCAAAATTCTTTCGCATATTCGCACAGCAATGAAGTTAAATAATGTAAATATGATTTGGTGGTGGCATACAAACTCTTTTCGGGGCTTGTAGCAGCATGCTATAATCAGTATTTATTTAAAAATAAACAAAATGCCTCGAATATAATTCGGGGCTTTTTTATTGCAATTAACTATTTTAAAATATTCAAATAAACCCATGACAAGGATTGAAACAAACTGTACAAAAATGCTTTTTGATGTACAGACTCCGGTGGCTATTTATTTACGATTGAGAGATCAATTTCGCGACACCGTTTTATTGGAAGGTGCGGATTATCAATCTGCTGAGGACGCATTTTCACTTATTGGGATCAATGCGATCGGAGGTGTGGAAGTGACGGATGACGATACAATTGAGTTGAAATATCCGTTGAAAAAAACACAGAAAATCAAAATTTCAGATGCGCAAAAAGTTACGGATATTCTTTGGAATTATATGAAAGGTTACGAGGTGACGACTTCCGAAGATGATTTTGTACGTCGTGCACAGGGTTTATTTGGATATGCGACTTATAATGCCGTTCATTTTTTTGATACCATTCAACTAAAATCTTATAACAAAGAACCTGAAAGAGAGATTCCATTGATGCGCTATCGTTTGTATCAATATGTATTGGTAATCAATCATTTCAAGTCTGAAATGTATTTATGTGAAAACGTAATTAGCAGATTGGAAAGTAATTTGGAGAAAGTACAAGCTTTGGTAGAAGGTCGCGATATTCCACAATATAAATTTCGTTTAAATGGTGGAGAAATTCCCAATGTAACGGATGCAGATTATATCGAAATGGTAAAAAAAGGCATTCAGAGTTGCAAGCGTGGTGATGTATTTCAGATCGTTCCAAGCCGTAGATATGCACAGAAATTTGAAGGAGATGATTTTAATGTTTACCGCACTTTGCGTAGCGTCAATCCTTCTCCATATATGTTTTATTTTGACTACGGAAATTACAAATTATTCGGTTCGAGTCCAGAATCTCAATTACTTATTCAAGATCAAACAGCCATTGTTCATCCGATTGCTGGAACTTATAAAAGAACGGGCAATTTGTTGGAAGACAAGAAATTAGGCGAATTATTACAAAATGATCCCAAAGAAAAAGCCGAACATACGATGTTGGTTGATTTGGCTAGAAATGATTTGAGTAGAAACTGTACAGATGTAAAAGTCAATTATTTCAAAGAAGTGCATCATTTTTCTCATGTTTTGCATTTGGTGAGTGAGGTTGCGGGTTCTTTGGAAAAAGATACGAATCCATTCAAAGTTTTGGCAAATAATTTTCCTGCTGGAACCTTGAGTGGCGCTCCTAAATTCAAAGCGATGCAATTAATCGATGAAATTGAAGGGAATTCCAGAAGTTATTATGCCGGCACGATTGGATTTGTGGGTTTCAATGGTAATTTCAAACACGCGATTATGATTCGCTCTATTTTGAGTAAATCCAATACATTGTATTATCAAGCGGGCGCTGGCGTTGTGGCAAAATCGATTCCCGAAAATGAATTGCAAGAGGTAAATAACAAATTAGGCGCATTGAAATTAGCGATTCAAAAAGCGGAGCAAGTTTAATTAATGATAATTTATAAATGATGAATTATGAATGCGAAAGAAAATCTTCTAAAGGAGAAAAGTTTTCAATTTGCCATTAGAATAGTCAAATTGTATCAGCATTTGAATACATCATTTCATGAATTTATCTTAAGCAAACAATTGTTACGAAGTGGTACTGCTGTTGGTGCTTTAATTAGAGAAGCACAGAATGCAGAAAGTAAAGCAGATTTTATACATAAATTAGGAATTGCTCAGAAGGAATGTGATGAAACGCTTTATTGGTTGGAACTTTTAAAAGAAATTGCGTTTCTTACAGAAAAGGAATTTGAAAGTATTGCTATAAATGCAACAGAATTGTTGAAAATGTCACGAAGTGCAATTATTACGACAAAAAATAACTCATAACTTATAATTTATAATTCGATATGAAAATATTGGTTTTTGATAATTACGATTCATTTACCTACAATTTGGTACAATTAATCGAGCGAATTATTGGGGAAAAAGTAGATGTTTTTCGCAATGATAAAATCAGTTTGGATGAGGTAGAGAAATATGACAAAATCGTATTGTCTCCTGGTCCTGGCATTCCAGAAGAAGCGGGTTTACTTTTGCCTTTGATCAAAAGATTTGCACCTACAAAATCAATTTTGGGTGTCTGTTTGGGCGAACAAGCAATTGGTGAAGCTTTTGGGGCGAAATTGACTAATTTATCCGAAGTATTTCACGGTATTGCAACCGATATCCAGAAAACAGAAGTAAAAGCGCCATTATTTGAAGGTTTACCAGATACATTTGAGGTGGGACGATATCATAGTTGGGTCGTAGATAACGAAAATTTTCCTGAAAGTTTGGAAGTGACAACAAGAGATGCAGAAGGATTTATTATGGGATTGCAACATAAAACCTATGATGTTCAAGGTGTACAATTTCATCCGGAAAGTATCTTGACGCCAGTTGGAGAAAAAATACTTAGAAATTGGCTTGATAAGTAATTAATAGTTAATAGTTAATAGTTAATAGTTAATAGTTAATAATTAATAGTGAATAGTTACAACTTAACACGCACATTTTACTTTTTACAATGAAACAATTATTACAGTCTTTATTCAAATATAAAACTCTCTCTCGCGAAGAAGCAAAAGCTATTTTAATCGAAATTTCTCAAGGGAAATATTCGGATTTTGAGATTAGCTCTTTCATAACGGTATTTGCGATGCGCTCCATTACGATTGCGGAGTTGCAAGGTTTTGTCGATGCATTATTGGAATTATCTGTTCCAGTTGATCTGGGTACACATGAGGTTTTGGATATTGTCGGAACGGGTGGAGATGGGAAAAATACCTTCAATATTTCCACTTTGGCGTGTTTTATTGTTGCCGGTGCAGGACAAAAAGTGGTTAAACAAGGAAATTATGGAGCTTCTTCTGTGAGTGGTTCGTCTAATGTCATTGAAAATATGGGATACAAATTCAAAAATGACAGCGAATTATTAAAAAAGGAATTAGCAGAAGCGAATATTTGTTTTTTACATGCGCCCTTATTTCATCCTGCGTTGAAAGCTGTAGGAGCGATACGTAAGAGCTTAGGATTTCGTACATTTTTCAATTTGTTGGGTCCTTTGGTCAATCCTGCTCGTCCAAAATTTCAATTGTTAGGCGTATATAATTTGGAAGCGGAGCGTTTGTATAATTACTTTTTACAAGAAAGTGGACGTCAATTTGCAGTTGTGCATAGTTTGGATGGTTATGATGAAGTTTCTCTTACAGGAGATTCAAAGGTAATTACCAATGCTGGAGAACGCATATTTACACCAGAAGCTTTGGGTAAAAGACAAGTTTTTCCTGAGGATATTTATGGCGGTGATACACCAGAAGCGGCTGCCGAAATTTTCAAAACGATTATTTCGGGTAAAGGATCTTGGTCGCAAAATGCGGTGGTTTTGGCAAATGCTGCTCTTGGTTTGCATTGCACGGGAAAATATGCAACGTATGAAGATGCGTATCAAGCTGCTGTTGTAAGTTTGGAAAGTGGCAAAGCTTTGAATGCATTAAATACTTTAATTGCATTACAATAATTGCATGGAAAATATTCGTTTGCAAGATGCTGCAGAGGAGGATTTCGAGCTTTTATATCAAATAAAAACAAGATCGATCCTGCCCTATGTAGACCAAATTTGGGGCTGGGAGGAAGCCGTACAAAAAGAGTTTCTACGAAATGAAACGCCAATTTCGGAAGTTCAATTGATATTTTTCGAAGAAAAAGCTGTCGGTTTTGTACAATTGAAAATAAAAGAAAACGAAGTTTTTATTGGAAGTTTGTTTATTATGGACGATTTTCAAGGTTTGGGAATTGGTTCGTATATATTGGATAAATTAATCGCAGAATATTTCATTGTTAGATTGGAAGTCTTGAAGATCAATCACAGAGCGACAAAATTGTATCAGTCAAAAGGATTGAAAATTGTCGGAGAAAATGAATTGAAATATTTTATGCAAATAAATTGAATATGAATATTTTAGATAAGATAGTTGCAGAAAAAGTTCAAGAGGTTGCATTACATAAAGCAGCAAAGTCGATCGATGATTTGACTAAAATGGAATTATTTGAAAGAAAAACATTTTCTCTAAAAGAGGCTATTTTGAATGGTGATAATTCCAAAATTATTGCAGAATACAAACGTCAATCTCCATCTAAAGGAATAATTAATGGAAGCGCAAAAGTCGAAGAGGTAACAAAAGCATATACTGAAAATGGTGCGGCTTGTTTGTCCGTTTTGACTGATTATCCATTTTTTGGTGGTACGATGGAAGATTTGGGCAAAGCCCGATTTAATCAAATTCCTATTTTGCGAAAGGATTTTATGGTCGATTCATATCAAGTGTACGAAGCAAAAGCAATTGGCGCAGATGTGATTTTACTAATTGCAGCTTGTTTGACTCCACAAAAAGTAAAAGAATTGACCAATGTGGCACATGATTTAGGTTTAGAGGTTTTGTTGGAATTGTATACGGAAGATGAGTTGGATTGTTATTACGACGAAGTTGATTTGGTTGGTGTAAATAATAGAAATCTGAAAACATTTGAAGTAAATATTGAGAATTCTATTCGTCTTTTGAATAAATTACCGAAAGAAAAACCTGGAATTGCAGAAAGCGGTATTGATAATCCGCAAGTTGTAATGGAATTAAAAAATGCAGGTTTTAAAGGATTTTTGATGGGAGAGCATTTTATGAAAACCAACAATCCTGGACAGGCATTTGTTAATTATGTAAATGAATTAAAAAGCTTGGAAAATGCGCATTAAGGTTTGTGGTTTGACGGATGTGAATCAAGTAGCTCAATTGGATGAAATGGGAATGCAATTTGGTGGTTTTATATTTTATCCGAGATCGCCGAGGTATGTTTTCAATTCACTTTCAGCACAACAAATCAAAAAAATAAAAGGTAAAATAAATAAAGTTGGAGTATTTGTTAATGCACCACAAGAGGAAGTACTCAAAACGATCGATGATTGTGGTTTGTATGTGGCGCAATTGCATGGAGACGAAACACCTAAATATTGCGAACGAATTTCGGAATACATTACAGTCGTAAAAGCATTTCAAGTAAGTTCGCCAGAAGAAATTGAATGGCGAATACATGAATATCAAGATGTCGCTGATATGTTTTTGTTCGATACTCCAGGATTGGGATATGGAGGCACTGGAAAGAAATTTGATTGGAAAGGCTTAAAAAATTTAAATATAGGAAAACCATTTTTTCTTAGTGGAGGTATCGGTCCGGAAGATCATGAGCAAGTGAAAGAATTTATGGAATTTCCAATAGCAAAAGATTTATTTTCGTTAGATATTAATAGTCGTTTCGAAGTTGAACCAGGCGTAAAAGATTTGGAAAAAATTAAAACATTTGCTAACCATTTAAATTCTAAATAATTGAATACCAAACTACTTGCTTTGCTTATTTTCAGTTTTATATTAAACAGTCTTTTAGCCCAACGTCGTGTTGAGTCTATAAAAGATGATAAAACTGCAATTAAATTTATTAAAAATTATTTTTATGATGATTATAATTACGATTGGAACAAATTTCATTTAATAAAAGGAGATGAGTGGACTGGGCTTTTTAATATTAGTAAGCATTTAGAAGATTCTTTAATTGCAAATCAAAAATATCTAGGTTGGGTAAAATTAGATATGAATGAGGACAAAAAAGAGGATTTAATTGTTAGCGGATATTTTTCTGATAAAGATATTCCTGAACCGGAATTTGGTTTATTTGTATTTCTATCCAGAAAAGATGGATATTATGATGTGCATGATTTGAAGTTCTCCGATCAGAAAACATATCCCTTATACATATCAGAAACAATTTTTATGGATAATAAAATTCCGATGATTAGGCTTATAGATTGGGCTCCTGATGCTATGAAATTGAACAATTTACCATTTGCTGTTGATACAGTCTTTCATTTTGATAAATATTTTATTAATTACAATTCTCACCCATTGGCGAATTGGGTTCAATCCGTGCAGATGGATATTAAAAATCAAGAAGGGATTCATACTAAGTTGTCTATTACTGACATGGATTCAGTTTCTATTGGAAAGATTAATTTAGAATATTTAAGGGGTAATAAATGGAATAAGATTATAGGAAAATTATATCCAGATATATACATAGGATTAGATCAATTGATTAATTATGGATTGACTACTTCCGATTTTGCTATTAATGTAACAGGAAATTATATGGATGAAAATTATTTGTCAATTAAATTTTTAAACGGAAAAGCAGTCTCATTAAGTAACTTTACGACCCGGAATAGATATACATTTGATGCAATTTGTTCTTGGTTGATAGAATTAAATGGCTATGTACATTATCTACATGAGCAAAAAGAGAATAATAAAAATAAAAACTAAGTCGTATGCGTAAGCTTTTAGTGATCATTTTCAGCTTTGCTAGTTCTATTG from Rhizosphaericola mali includes:
- the porT gene encoding type IX secretion/gliding motility protein PorT/SprT gives rise to the protein MKSICALIILISISSGIKIYAQDGYFEKNDHDELPYYFGISFGYNSSFLKTTKSGLFNEQSNFKRAESGSSGGIELGLMGTLKLARHWELRTVPKLIIGGSKYLNYYYADGAIPTDKSNLLVSSSGDYYEQMKLPQTLISIPLHVKFTSDRINNYRAYLFGGPKVDFNLSSNSQEYTAERDLGNATAPLMRKVSFGGEMGAGVHIYLPFAVISPEFRFSSSFMNDHRRDFSNPYSGDTFNKLQQRMLSFSINIEQ
- a CDS encoding serine hydrolase, with protein sequence MKLFLRNNQFSGLCLLFSVTMIHAQKKVDRKLEKKLAPLIQNFHGTSGIYVENLKTGKFVAINADTIFPTASIVKVPILTTVYQKILDGKLTYNQKLIYKDSLKYGGSGFAQFFKDSTPMDIATAAALMIDYSDNTTSLWLQSLVGGSDTINAVLDKLGLKDTRDNSRANREANRKIYGWGQTTPREMATLLKDIYLKKILNPAACESMYRTMSHVYYDNFALSQIPPFIQTASKQGMVDESRSELVMVNAPHGDYVFYIATKNNQDQSWQSNNEAWQLARAISKLLWHYFEPKSNWQPPVGADIYLGK
- a CDS encoding prolipoprotein diacylglyceryl transferase codes for the protein MYPNLYYVFKELFHIDLPALKVINTFGFFVAIAFLICAALIVKELKRRQALGIFTYEDKKVTIGEPATTTELVLNFVLGFAMGYKILGVFVTKGALNNPQEFLFSGQGNFIAGIAVGALFAFLKWQEKNKVKLAKPETRTIRIWPSDRVGDIIMIAAGGGFVGAKIFDNLENWNRFIQDPIGNLLSPSGLTYYGGLIVASLSLWYYFRKHNMRFIDVADALAPILMLSYGLGRIGCQVAGDGDWGIVNTKPKPFSWMPDWFWSYDYAHNVNKEGVPLPNCTWDDYCTHLPQGVFPTPLYEIIVSVILFFFLWSVRKKITTPGKLFGLYLFVNGWERLLIEQIRVNTKYDIFGFHPTQAEIIATVLIVGGALLFFKAKDWIKPTTNHLAKN
- the ybaK gene encoding Cys-tRNA(Pro) deacylase, with the translated sequence MAKKINKTNAMRILDSLHIAYDEIAYSIEDGHIDGHSVYKKVGMEPDGFFKTLVTRGKDNAICVFVIPVLKELDLKKAAKAAGEKNVAMIAVKELLSITGYIRGGCSPIGMKKKFTTFFDQSIAHLDKIFVSGGKQGLLIGTTPVDILQATEGNVADLTV
- the mgtE gene encoding magnesium transporter gives rise to the protein MSFEFEPLSIDDEFERLLEIGDKILITEFLNDQNISDVVELVDNFPEYETQIVSTMSTHRASSVFKMLDFSVQKRIINSLSPIKTAELLNELSPDDRTQFLESLPNEQLRDLLKLLDPKEVKITVSLLGYPEDSVGRLMTTDYVYVYEDNTVLDAFHTIRKFGKNSETVDVIYVISFDGKLIDDLRIRDLILASPETPISEIIDGRFISLKATDDQEYASQVFKKNNRVALPVTGDNDKLLGIVTIDDILWVTNEEFSEDMQKMGGTEALDEPYLDTPFFKLMKKRAGWLIILFLSELLTATAMAYFNDEIAKATILAMFIPLIMSSGGNSGSQASTLIIQAMAVDEVSLSDWWRVMRREFFSGLTLGGILGIIGFIRIFLWHQLMVHGVFEDIYGPHWLLVGATVGVSLLGIVMWGTLSGSMLPMVLKKLGADPAVSSAPFVATLVDVTGIVIYFSVAYMFLRGILL